Sequence from the Deinococcus malanensis genome:
CAGCGCTTGCTGAACTGGGGCGCGCGGCGGGCCTTCTTCAGGCCGTACTTCTTGCGCTCGACTTCGCGGGGGTCGCGGGTCAGGAGGCCCTTGGGCTTCATCTGGGCGCGGAAATCAGGGTTGACCTTCAGCAGGGCGCGGGCGATGCCCAGCTTGATCGCGTCGGCCTGGCCGGTGGGGCCGCCGCCGTTGACCGTGATCACGGCGTCGTAGCGGCCGGCGGTGCCGGTTTCACGGAACGCCTGCAGGGCGTGCACAGCGCGCAGCAGACCACGGAAGTAGGTCTGGAATTCCTTGCCGTTGACGATGATCTTGCCTTCGCCAGGGCGCAGGAACACGCGGGCGACGGCGGCCTTGCGGCGACCGGTGCCGTAGAACTGTTCAGGTTGCTGAATCGCCATTATTTGACCTCGAGCGTCTGGGGCTTCTGAGCGATGTGGG
This genomic interval carries:
- the rpsI gene encoding 30S ribosomal protein S9 — protein: MAIQQPEQFYGTGRRKAAVARVFLRPGEGKIIVNGKEFQTYFRGLLRAVHALQAFRETGTAGRYDAVITVNGGGPTGQADAIKLGIARALLKVNPDFRAQMKPKGLLTRDPREVERKKYGLKKARRAPQFSKR